In a genomic window of Chryseobacterium sp. G0162:
- the mnmG gene encoding tRNA uridine-5-carboxymethylaminomethyl(34) synthesis enzyme MnmG, with the protein MISEIYDVIVVGAGHAGCEAAAAAANLGSKTLLITMNMQTIGQMSCNPAMGGIAKGQIVREIDAMGGYSGIVADKSAIQFKMLNLSKGPAMWSPRTQNDRMLFAEEWRLALENTPNLDFFQDMVKQLIVENNKVTGVITSLGIEIKAKSVVLTNGTFLNGLIHVGDKQLGGGRMGEPRAFGITEQLVTLGFEAGRMKTGTPPRVDGRSLDYSKMEEQKGDENPQKFSYLDTPKLTKQLSCHIVYTNETVHDILREGFDRSPMFNGTIQSLGPRYCPSIEDKINRFAERNRHQLFVEPEGWKTVEIYVNGFSSSLPEDVQIKAMKHIPGFENVKVFRPGYAIEYDYFPPTQLKHTLETKLIDNLYFAGQINGTTGYEEAAGQGLIAGINAHNKVHEKDDFILNRDEAYIGVLIDDLITKGTEEPYRMFTSRAEYRLLLRQDNADIRLTEKAYNLGLAKEDRLRKVEAKISESQQLEEFLRETSLKPGVINPILESVESNPVDQAYRASQILTRPNITLEKLDEIDFIKEASSQYNDEVREQAEINIKYRGYIEKEKENVAKLNRLENIKIPEDFDYMSLSSLSAEAKQKMSNVRPKTIAQAGRISGVSPADINVLLVYLGR; encoded by the coding sequence ATGATTTCAGAAATATATGATGTGATCGTAGTAGGTGCAGGACACGCAGGATGTGAGGCAGCAGCAGCAGCAGCCAACCTGGGTTCAAAAACACTATTGATTACAATGAATATGCAGACCATCGGACAGATGAGTTGCAACCCCGCAATGGGTGGAATCGCAAAAGGACAAATCGTAAGAGAGATTGACGCAATGGGAGGATACTCCGGAATTGTAGCAGACAAATCTGCCATCCAATTCAAAATGCTTAATCTTTCAAAAGGTCCTGCCATGTGGTCCCCAAGAACCCAAAATGACAGAATGCTTTTTGCCGAAGAATGGCGACTAGCTTTAGAGAATACTCCTAATCTTGATTTCTTTCAGGATATGGTGAAACAACTGATTGTTGAAAATAATAAAGTTACCGGAGTCATCACTTCTTTAGGAATTGAGATTAAAGCAAAATCTGTAGTTCTAACGAATGGAACTTTCCTTAATGGATTGATTCATGTTGGAGACAAACAACTAGGTGGCGGAAGAATGGGTGAACCAAGAGCATTTGGTATCACAGAACAATTAGTCACTTTAGGTTTTGAAGCCGGAAGGATGAAAACCGGTACTCCACCAAGAGTAGATGGAAGAAGTTTGGACTATTCAAAAATGGAAGAACAGAAAGGAGATGAAAATCCTCAAAAGTTCAGCTATCTTGATACACCAAAATTAACGAAACAATTAAGTTGCCATATTGTATATACTAATGAAACGGTTCATGATATTCTTCGTGAAGGTTTTGATAGAAGTCCAATGTTCAATGGTACCATTCAAAGTTTAGGTCCAAGATACTGCCCAAGTATTGAAGATAAAATTAATCGTTTTGCAGAAAGAAACAGACATCAACTTTTCGTAGAACCGGAAGGATGGAAAACTGTTGAGATTTATGTAAACGGATTCAGTTCTTCACTTCCTGAAGATGTACAGATCAAAGCGATGAAACATATTCCAGGATTTGAAAATGTAAAAGTTTTCCGTCCGGGATACGCTATTGAATATGATTACTTCCCTCCTACCCAATTGAAACATACTCTGGAAACAAAATTAATTGACAATTTATATTTCGCAGGACAGATCAATGGAACGACAGGATATGAAGAAGCAGCAGGACAAGGTCTGATTGCCGGAATCAATGCTCACAATAAAGTTCACGAAAAAGATGACTTTATCTTAAACAGAGATGAAGCCTATATCGGAGTATTGATTGACGACCTGATCACAAAAGGAACTGAAGAACCATACAGAATGTTTACTTCACGTGCTGAATATAGACTTTTATTAAGACAAGATAATGCGGATATCAGATTAACTGAGAAAGCCTATAACCTTGGATTAGCAAAAGAAGACAGATTAAGAAAAGTAGAAGCTAAAATATCTGAAAGTCAGCAACTTGAAGAATTTTTACGTGAAACTTCTTTAAAACCAGGTGTCATTAACCCTATTTTAGAGTCAGTAGAAAGCAATCCGGTAGATCAAGCTTATAGAGCATCTCAGATTCTTACAAGACCTAATATTACTTTAGAAAAACTTGATGAAATTGACTTCATTAAGGAAGCTTCTTCTCAATATAATGATGAAGTAAGAGAACAAGCTGAGATCAATATTAAATATAGAGGATATATTGAAAAAGAAAAGGAGAATGTAGCCAAGCTAAACCGTCTGGAAAACATTAAAATACCGGAAGACTTTGATTATATGAGTCTTTCTAGCCTTTCGGCAGAAGCAAAACAGAAAATGTCTAATGTACGTCCAAAGACTATTGCACAGGCAGGAAGGATAAGTGGGGTTTCTCCAGCTGATATTAACGTTTTGCTAGTGTATTTAGGACGTTAA
- a CDS encoding patatin-like phospholipase family protein, with amino-acid sequence MRKLLILLFLFQLLWIQSQVKKDLVIPKNPKIGLSLAGGGAKGFSHVGVLKVLDSLGVKVDYIAGTSMGAIVGGLYASGYSGKEIEKIVMDTDFYSLIMDPKSRQESSFFNKSVDKYLLSIPLKNGKITLPSSISTGQRNVYLLKELLKNVSNIEDFSKMPIPFLCVATNLESGNMQIFEKGDLVQSIMASSAFPSLMDPVKIGDSIYIDGAMTVNYPSKPLKDRGIDIVIGVDLNQDLSKREDLNNIISILNQVIDFGIKKDTRKQYKYTDINIKPNLKGMSATSYDEKKKILDSGYVEGLKYSQVLDQLPKRPFDRLRQRVNPIYSNVYKIDSISIEGSKIYGKNYTLGKMGLRLPSLQTYGNINKMVDKLVATNNYKFINYDIVQENDANYLKLYVTEDDARHFVKFGLHYDEIFKTGLLLNYSAKRLLFKNSNLSVDVVVGDKLRYYLNYFIDNGYIPGFGIYSSGMSFDLKNVDNNVIDKWEWMRNEAYIQSVWKDKYAIGGGISHDYFKAEINGDNRRYSRFLNPYIFLKTDTQDDKEFATKGIYFAAEGKVIDLLKSEVEKRIVQIKADLKINILLGKQFTYKLNLFGGITLGEHLPPYYQYRLGGIFEQNVLNFKRFGGFYFAQLYTNNVILASNDLQFRFNKNYFISGNFSFANLSNDIKFEDAVKVNYSSLGITAGYKSPFGQIKVNFSHSLKNNQKGIFSVILGHWF; translated from the coding sequence ATGAGAAAACTCCTGATTCTTCTTTTCCTATTCCAATTGCTATGGATCCAATCACAGGTAAAAAAAGACCTGGTGATTCCGAAAAACCCTAAAATAGGACTGTCGCTTGCCGGTGGTGGTGCCAAAGGTTTTTCACATGTAGGAGTACTTAAAGTATTAGATTCATTAGGAGTAAAAGTAGATTATATTGCCGGAACCAGTATGGGTGCCATTGTTGGTGGTCTGTACGCTTCCGGATATTCCGGTAAAGAAATAGAAAAAATCGTGATGGATACGGATTTCTATTCTTTAATTATGGATCCAAAATCAAGACAGGAATCCAGCTTTTTCAATAAATCTGTTGATAAATATCTTTTATCTATTCCATTAAAAAACGGAAAAATTACACTTCCCTCTTCCATCAGTACGGGACAGCGAAACGTTTATCTTCTCAAAGAACTTTTAAAAAACGTCTCCAATATTGAAGACTTTTCTAAAATGCCCATCCCTTTTTTATGTGTAGCTACCAACCTTGAAAGCGGAAATATGCAGATCTTCGAAAAAGGAGATTTGGTACAGTCTATCATGGCCAGTTCTGCTTTTCCATCTCTAATGGATCCCGTTAAAATTGGGGATAGCATTTATATTGATGGAGCAATGACGGTCAATTACCCTTCTAAGCCATTAAAAGATCGAGGAATTGATATCGTTATTGGAGTAGATCTGAACCAGGATCTGTCCAAAAGAGAGGATTTAAACAATATTATATCAATTCTGAACCAGGTCATTGATTTCGGAATCAAGAAAGATACAAGAAAACAGTATAAATACACGGATATTAACATTAAACCTAACCTTAAAGGAATGTCTGCTACAAGTTATGATGAAAAGAAAAAAATACTTGACAGCGGTTATGTGGAAGGTTTAAAATATTCTCAGGTATTGGATCAACTGCCTAAACGTCCGTTTGACCGTCTCAGACAGCGTGTAAATCCAATATATTCCAACGTCTATAAGATAGACAGTATTTCCATAGAAGGAAGCAAGATTTATGGTAAAAACTATACTCTTGGAAAAATGGGACTGCGTCTCCCTTCTTTACAAACCTATGGAAACATCAATAAAATGGTTGATAAATTGGTTGCTACCAACAACTATAAATTCATTAACTATGATATTGTTCAGGAGAATGATGCCAATTATTTAAAGCTTTATGTCACGGAAGATGATGCAAGACATTTCGTAAAATTCGGATTGCATTATGATGAAATTTTTAAAACAGGTCTGCTTCTGAACTATTCGGCAAAAAGACTTTTATTTAAAAATTCTAACCTTTCGGTAGATGTAGTGGTAGGTGATAAATTAAGATATTATCTGAACTACTTTATTGATAACGGTTACATTCCCGGATTTGGTATTTATTCATCGGGAATGAGCTTTGATCTTAAAAATGTAGATAACAATGTTATTGATAAATGGGAATGGATGAGAAACGAAGCGTATATACAATCTGTATGGAAGGATAAATACGCTATTGGGGGTGGTATAAGCCATGACTACTTTAAAGCTGAAATTAATGGTGATAACAGACGTTACAGCCGCTTTTTAAATCCATATATATTCCTGAAGACGGATACTCAGGATGACAAAGAATTTGCAACAAAAGGAATTTATTTTGCTGCTGAGGGAAAAGTAATTGACCTTTTAAAATCTGAAGTAGAAAAAAGAATTGTTCAGATAAAGGCAGATTTAAAGATCAATATTCTATTGGGAAAACAGTTTACTTACAAGCTTAATTTATTTGGAGGGATTACCCTTGGAGAACATCTTCCACCCTATTATCAATATAGATTGGGAGGAATTTTTGAACAGAATGTTCTCAACTTTAAACGTTTTGGAGGATTTTATTTTGCCCAATTATATACGAATAACGTAATCCTGGCATCCAATGATCTTCAATTCAGGTTTAATAAAAACTATTTTATCAGTGGAAACTTTAGCTTTGCCAACCTATCCAATGACATTAAATTTGAAGATGCAGTTAAAGTAAATTATAGCTCGCTTGGCATTACGGCTGGATACAAATCTCCTTTCGGGCAGATTAAAGTTAACTTCAGCCATTCACTTAAAAACAATCAAAAAGGCATATTCAGTGTTATTTTAGGACACTGGTTTTAA
- a CDS encoding bifunctional UDP-N-acetylmuramoyl-tripeptide:D-alanyl-D-alanine ligase/alanine racemase: protein MNYTVQQIAEITNAEVIGDKNLVVKNIAYDSRIIYSIKNAAFIAINTHKNSGEKFIEAAIDRGINIIISEHQYPQFENITWIIVKNSVGFLQQLAKYHFENSHLRSIGITGSNGKTILKEWLYQCLWNEFPTVKSPKSFNSQIGLPLSLLQINNSHQLGIFEVGISQPNEMEKLENIFHPQIGLLTHIGTAHAANFSSEEELIDEKIKLFKDSEVIIYNGDHSLVDQKIKKLYADKKLISYGFKETNNVFIKKNIKDENIIVEYFGEEISFPAHQRDESTLTNATALIAVLKVLQIENKKIVEKINLLKAVEMRLEAIEGIKGNIVINDSFNLDLDSLKTALQFLKEYNKPKKSLVLTDIVGVNTNSQELYEEVSELVNEQNFDSVYLIGDEISKFSELFKSKTYTFIDTKELIESKHLSEIENQIILLKGARKFEIEKLKDVLELRKHDTVLEINLNAILHNINYHKSLLKPQTKMMAMVKANAYGLGSYEIAEFLQHHHIDYLGVAFADEGVELRKKGITTPIIVMNPEQHSYQTIIEYNLEPEIYSFRVLELFYEAVQKSGYDKKYPIHIKLETGMHRLGFKDFELDQLSETLSQKNLTIQSIFSHLSSSDMPEEKEFTLRQMEVFEKNSSYLIEKLGYAPLRHILNSSGITSYTDHQYDMVRIGIGMLGESPDIEIQKQLQSVVSFKTVISQISMVENGESVGYSRRFKPDHLTKIATIPVGYADGIPRLIGNQVGSLGVNKVLVPIVGNICMDMMMINVENVPNVKEGDMVTVFNAKPSLKEFAGYCKTITYEVLTSISPRVKRIYIKD, encoded by the coding sequence ATGAACTATACAGTACAACAAATTGCAGAGATCACCAATGCAGAGGTTATTGGAGACAAAAATTTAGTGGTTAAAAATATAGCCTATGACAGCAGAATTATTTATTCAATTAAGAATGCTGCGTTTATTGCAATCAACACCCATAAAAATTCTGGTGAAAAGTTCATTGAAGCTGCTATAGACAGAGGAATTAATATTATTATTTCTGAACATCAATATCCACAGTTTGAAAATATAACATGGATTATTGTTAAAAATTCTGTGGGTTTTCTGCAGCAATTAGCTAAGTATCACTTCGAAAATTCTCATTTAAGATCCATCGGAATCACCGGAAGTAATGGAAAAACAATTTTAAAAGAGTGGCTGTACCAATGTTTATGGAATGAATTTCCTACTGTAAAAAGTCCTAAGAGTTTTAATTCTCAGATAGGACTTCCCCTTTCACTCCTTCAAATCAACAATTCTCATCAGCTGGGAATTTTTGAAGTAGGAATTTCTCAACCGAATGAAATGGAAAAGCTTGAAAATATTTTCCATCCTCAGATCGGATTGTTAACGCATATCGGAACAGCTCATGCTGCCAACTTTTCTTCCGAAGAGGAACTGATTGATGAAAAGATTAAACTTTTCAAAGATTCTGAAGTGATTATTTATAATGGTGATCATTCTTTGGTAGATCAGAAAATAAAAAAATTATACGCTGATAAAAAATTAATCTCTTACGGATTTAAAGAAACAAATAATGTCTTCATCAAAAAAAATATTAAGGATGAAAACATCATTGTTGAATATTTTGGTGAAGAAATCAGTTTTCCGGCTCATCAGAGAGACGAATCAACGTTAACCAATGCTACGGCGCTTATCGCAGTCCTTAAGGTGTTACAGATAGAAAATAAAAAGATCGTTGAAAAAATCAATCTTTTAAAGGCCGTCGAAATGAGGCTTGAAGCAATTGAAGGAATTAAAGGCAATATTGTCATCAACGATTCTTTCAATCTGGATCTTGATTCTTTGAAAACTGCCCTGCAATTTTTGAAGGAATACAATAAACCCAAAAAATCTTTGGTCTTAACTGATATTGTAGGAGTGAATACCAATTCTCAGGAATTATACGAAGAAGTTTCAGAATTGGTTAATGAACAAAATTTTGACTCAGTATACCTGATTGGTGATGAAATATCAAAGTTCAGTGAATTATTTAAATCTAAAACTTATACTTTCATTGATACCAAAGAACTGATCGAAAGCAAACATCTATCTGAAATCGAAAACCAGATCATTCTTCTGAAAGGAGCCCGAAAATTTGAAATTGAAAAATTAAAAGATGTTCTTGAGCTCAGAAAACATGATACGGTTTTAGAAATTAATTTAAATGCTATTCTTCATAATATCAATTATCACAAATCTCTTTTAAAGCCACAAACAAAAATGATGGCTATGGTAAAAGCCAATGCTTACGGTTTGGGGAGTTATGAAATTGCAGAGTTTTTGCAACATCACCACATTGATTATTTAGGAGTAGCTTTCGCCGATGAAGGGGTTGAACTTCGTAAAAAAGGAATTACCACTCCTATTATTGTAATGAATCCGGAGCAACATAGCTATCAGACCATCATTGAATATAATCTGGAACCTGAAATTTATAGTTTCAGGGTATTGGAATTATTTTATGAAGCAGTACAGAAATCCGGATATGATAAAAAATATCCTATCCATATTAAACTGGAAACAGGAATGCATCGTCTTGGATTTAAAGATTTTGAACTGGATCAATTAAGTGAAACTTTAAGTCAGAAAAATCTTACAATTCAAAGTATCTTCAGTCATTTATCTTCCTCAGACATGCCGGAAGAGAAAGAATTTACTTTAAGACAAATGGAAGTTTTTGAAAAAAATTCAAGCTATCTGATTGAAAAATTAGGCTATGCTCCCCTGCGACATATTTTAAATTCTTCTGGAATAACCAGCTATACAGATCATCAATATGATATGGTAAGAATTGGTATTGGCATGCTTGGAGAATCTCCGGATATTGAAATTCAGAAACAATTACAGTCTGTGGTAAGTTTTAAAACCGTAATTTCACAGATATCAATGGTTGAAAACGGTGAATCTGTTGGATACAGCAGAAGATTTAAACCAGATCATCTGACAAAGATCGCTACGATCCCGGTTGGATATGCTGATGGTATTCCAAGACTGATCGGAAACCAGGTTGGAAGTCTGGGAGTCAATAAGGTATTGGTTCCAATTGTTGGAAATATCTGTATGGATATGATGATGATTAATGTAGAAAATGTTCCGAATGTAAAGGAAGGTGACATGGTAACCGTCTTTAATGCAAAACCAAGTTTAAAAGAATTCGCAGGATACTGCAAAACGATAACCTATGAAGTATTAACATCCATTTCGCCTCGGGTGAAACGGATTTATATAAAAGATTAA
- a CDS encoding phosphoglycerate kinase — protein MKTINDFNFKDKKALVRVDFNVPQDDQLNVTDNTRIVAVKPTVEKILQDGGSVILMTHLGRPKGEVKDEFSLKHIIGEVSNVLGKEVKFVDECIGEKAEQAAADLKPGEILLLENVRFHNEEEKGDEGFAEKLSKLGDAYVNDAFGTAHRAHASTAVIAQFFQSTKFFGLLMAKELQAIDKVLKSGEKPITAILGGSKVSTKITIIENILPAIDNLIIGGGMAFTFIKALGGKIGNSLVEDDKLPLALEILAKAKEHKVKVYLPSDAIIAESFSNDVERKEVDIYAIPEGWMGLDAGHKSRDQFNDVLLNSRTILWNGPIGVFEMSHFAGGTIALGDSIAEATRLGAFSLVGGGDSVAFVKQFGYADKVSYVSTGGGAMLESLEGLELPGVAAINN, from the coding sequence ATGAAAACAATTAACGACTTCAATTTTAAAGATAAGAAAGCTCTTGTAAGAGTTGACTTCAATGTTCCACAGGATGACCAGTTGAATGTGACTGATAATACCAGAATTGTTGCGGTGAAACCTACCGTTGAAAAAATCCTTCAGGATGGCGGTTCTGTTATTTTAATGACACACCTTGGGAGACCGAAAGGAGAAGTGAAAGATGAGTTTTCCCTAAAACATATTATTGGCGAGGTTTCAAATGTTCTTGGAAAGGAAGTGAAGTTCGTTGATGAATGCATCGGAGAGAAAGCTGAACAGGCTGCTGCTGATTTGAAGCCGGGAGAAATTTTATTATTGGAAAATGTTCGTTTTCATAATGAAGAAGAAAAAGGTGATGAAGGTTTTGCTGAGAAACTTTCTAAATTAGGAGATGCTTATGTAAATGATGCTTTCGGAACTGCACACAGAGCTCATGCTTCTACAGCTGTAATTGCTCAATTCTTTCAATCAACTAAATTTTTCGGTTTACTGATGGCTAAAGAACTTCAGGCTATCGATAAAGTTTTGAAAAGTGGTGAGAAACCAATTACTGCAATTTTGGGTGGATCTAAGGTTTCAACTAAGATTACTATTATAGAAAATATTCTTCCTGCAATAGATAATCTGATCATAGGTGGAGGAATGGCGTTCACATTTATTAAAGCATTAGGAGGGAAAATCGGAAACTCATTGGTAGAAGATGATAAACTTCCTTTGGCATTGGAAATTTTAGCGAAAGCAAAAGAACATAAGGTAAAGGTATATCTTCCGTCTGATGCGATCATCGCTGAAAGTTTCAGTAATGATGTTGAAAGAAAAGAAGTAGATATTTATGCAATTCCTGAAGGATGGATGGGATTGGATGCCGGTCACAAATCAAGAGATCAGTTCAATGATGTGCTATTGAATTCAAGAACGATTCTTTGGAATGGCCCGATAGGTGTTTTTGAAATGTCACATTTTGCCGGAGGAACAATTGCACTTGGAGATAGTATTGCTGAAGCAACAAGATTGGGAGCTTTCTCTTTAGTAGGAGGTGGAGACAGTGTTGCGTTCGTAAAGCAATTTGGATATGCTGATAAAGTAAGTTATGTTTCTACAGGAGGGGGAGCAATGCTTGAAAGCCTTGAAGGATTAGAGCTTCCTGGAGTAGCCGCAATCAACAATTAA
- the ybeY gene encoding rRNA maturation RNase YbeY, with amino-acid sequence MIQFFYENLPESVDTDYKQWLEDLILSEGKKLGEINYIFCDDEYLLKINQDYLQHDYYTDIITFDYVKGKTISAEIFVSLQRISDNASTLSRDYEDELRRVLAHGVLHLIGYKDKTEEEEKEMRRMEDLYLAKYRDLKN; translated from the coding sequence ATGATACAATTTTTTTACGAAAATTTACCGGAGTCGGTAGATACAGATTACAAACAATGGCTGGAAGATTTAATTCTTTCAGAAGGAAAAAAACTAGGAGAAATCAACTACATTTTCTGCGATGATGAATATCTTCTGAAGATCAATCAGGATTATTTACAGCATGATTATTATACCGATATCATCACTTTTGATTATGTAAAAGGCAAGACAATAAGCGCTGAGATTTTCGTATCTTTGCAACGCATTTCTGATAACGCCTCTACCCTTTCCCGAGATTATGAAGATGAATTAAGAAGGGTTTTAGCCCATGGAGTTTTACACCTTATTGGCTATAAAGACAAGACGGAAGAAGAGGAAAAAGAGATGAGAAGAATGGAGGATTTATACCTGGCTAAGTATAGGGATTTAAAGAATTAA
- a CDS encoding class I SAM-dependent methyltransferase, whose protein sequence is MKIKDHFLSQEIFEIKETETKGVYKTSPIPSNISRYYESEDYISHHQDSGSLKEKLYKFLQSFNLQYKKNILVDRIKKGSRVLDYGCGAGEFVKYIENDFETLGFEPDTDARKAAQGKIVKAKILDDVQKIEDKSLDAITLWHVFEHVENQDEMLNIFHSKLKDKGLLIIAVPNPTSYDAKHYKEYWAAYDVPRHIYHFSKNGMENLISKKPNWKMRKIKPLVLDSYYISMLSEKYKKSPLFWLKATIYGTISNIKALFSNEFSSLIYIIEKR, encoded by the coding sequence ATGAAAATAAAAGATCATTTTCTTTCACAGGAAATATTTGAAATTAAAGAAACAGAAACAAAGGGAGTTTATAAAACTTCCCCTATCCCATCCAATATTTCCAGGTACTACGAAAGCGAAGATTATATTTCCCATCATCAGGATTCCGGGAGCCTGAAAGAAAAACTATATAAATTTCTTCAGTCTTTTAATTTGCAATACAAAAAAAATATTCTGGTTGACAGAATTAAAAAAGGATCCAGAGTATTAGACTATGGATGCGGCGCTGGAGAATTTGTAAAGTATATAGAAAATGATTTTGAAACTTTAGGTTTTGAACCTGATACCGATGCTAGAAAAGCAGCACAAGGAAAAATTGTAAAAGCAAAAATTCTGGACGATGTTCAAAAAATTGAAGATAAAAGTTTAGATGCTATTACCTTGTGGCATGTATTTGAACATGTAGAGAACCAGGACGAAATGCTCAATATTTTCCATTCGAAATTAAAAGATAAAGGACTTCTTATTATTGCCGTACCCAACCCTACTTCTTATGATGCAAAACATTATAAAGAGTATTGGGCTGCGTATGATGTCCCAAGACACATTTATCATTTTTCCAAAAATGGAATGGAAAATCTGATATCAAAAAAACCTAACTGGAAAATGAGAAAGATCAAACCTTTGGTGCTTGATTCGTATTATATCTCTATGTTGAGCGAAAAATATAAAAAATCTCCTCTATTCTGGCTGAAAGCAACCATTTACGGAACAATTTCGAACATAAAAGCCCTTTTTTCGAATGAATTTTCAAGTTTGATATATATTATCGAAAAAAGATAG